A window of Sphingobacterium kitahiroshimense genomic DNA:
GTTGTTTGCAAAACCATCTACAGCCGAATATTGACACATCGGAGAAACGACTAATCTGTTTTTTAAATTTATGTTTTTTAGGCTAAGGCTTGAAAATAGAATGCTCATATAAAATGATTTAAATGAAATAAAAAAGGAGCATGATGCTCCTTTAAATTATATTATGGATTTGTTGACCAAAGCGAAGCAGATTTTAACATCGCTCTTCTTGGTAATTTTAAGTTTGCAATAATCAATTCTGCAAAATCCTCAGGTTGTAATACTGATTCTGGATTTCCATCTGTTAATCCGAGATCTTTGGACATATCCGATGCAATTGTGCTTGGCATTAACGTGCAAACGCGAATATTATGTTTACGAACCTCGCGCATTAACGAATCTGCCATACCGATTACGGCAAATTTTGATGCACTATAAGCAGAAGTCGTTGCGGCTCCATTCAGCCCTGCGGTAGAAGAAACAAAAATAATGTCACCTTCATTTTTTTCAATCAACTGTGGAAGTACTGCTTTTGTTACGTGGTAACTACCCAATACGTTTGTGTTAATAATATTTGTCCAAGTTTCGGCATCCATATCCACTAAAGATCCAAAGGCTGCAATTCCGGCATTGTTGATGATAATGTCAAACTGACCAAATGAAGCATTCAATTTTGCTATTGCTTCCTGCACAGCTGCTAAATCTGAAACATCAAAAACTTCATAAGTAGCTTGTACGCCTATATCCTGCAATTCCTTTACCGTAGTTTTTAGAAGTTCTTCGTTACGACCTGTGATAGCCACATGAACACCTTCTTTCGCTAGTGCGATAGCAGTTGCTTTTCCTAATCCACGAGCACCACCAGTGACGAGTGCTTTTTTCCCAGCTATATTTTCCATGTTTTAAAATTACTGATTCAAGTCCAGTTTAATGTCAATCAAATTTAATAATTACAAGTTTTCCTCTAAAATATTTGCGATGATCGGATAGGTATTTTGTTTTACCTGCTTCAGACTATGTTTATCTAACCATTCCGCTTTGGTGATATCCTCTTCAGTTTGAGGTATGAGTTTAGGGATTTTATTAACGCCCATTTCATACCAATTGGTTTGTTTCAGGATAAAATCACCATTTCTCAAATAATAAGTATGGTATGATGTCTGTATTTTCTTTCCGAGGTAATCTATTTTTATGCCACATTCCTCTTCCACTTCCCTTACAGCAGCCTCTTTCATCTTTTCATGACTTTCTACTTTCCCTTTCGGAAGGTCCCATTTGCCTAATCTAAAGATGAATAAATAGTCGCCATCGCCATTTTTCACTAAGCCTCCGGCTGCTTTTATGATTTTATTTTTTTCCTTTAACTTCTGGAAAATCAATTCACAGTCTTTGTGAATATATAAAAATGATTTAGGAATGTCATTTTGTTCAGATAATTTAAAAAGTTTTTCAAGTTCAATATCTTGAACATCAATAGTTTGAGGGTTTTTAATGCCCGTGGGAACAAAATCTGCCAAAATTAGCACAGATTGGTTCATATAAATTTTATAAATTTGCGACATGAATAATTTAAATGAGGTTGAACAAAAAGTTGCCGAATCCTTATTGCAAATTAAAGCAATAAAATTGCAACCTAAAAACCCTTTTACTTGGGCATCGGGTTGGAAGTCTCCAATTTATTGTGATAATCGTATTACTTTATCGTATCCAGCAATCCGTACGTACATTCGTCAGAAGCTTTCAAAGTTGATTCAAGAAGAATTTGGATCAGTGGATATGATTTCTGGTGTAGCTACTGCAGGTATTCCACAAGGTGTACTAGTTGCTCAAGATTTGGGCTTACCATTTTCTTATGTGAGAAGCAGTGCTAAAGATCACGGTCGTCAAAATATGATTGAAGGTGAGATTGTTAGCGGTCAACGTGTTGTTGTTGTTGAAGATTTAGTTTCAACGGGTAAAAGTAGTTTAATTGCGGTAAAAGCTTTACGTGAGGCAGGATGTAATGTGGTAGGTCTAGTGTCTATTTTCACATATGGTCTGGATGAAGCAACAAAGAATTTTGCTGATGCAAAATGTACTTTACATAGTCTTTGTGATTACAATTCACTCATTCAAGTGGCTGCAGAAAATGGTTTTATTTTTGAAGAAGATGTTGAGTTATTAAAAGATTGGAGAAAAAATCCTTCAACCTGGTCACCAATTGTCTAATTTATAAAAAGGAATTTTTATGACAACTATTCAGAACAATGTAACAATTGAAAAGTCGGTTCAGGAGGTTTATGCTTTTTTGAAAGACTTAAATAATCATGAGCAATTGATGCCTGAGAATATTTATAATTGGTCGTCAACTGCCGATGAGGCACGTTTTACAATTCAGAATATGGCTAAGTTGGCCCTGAAAGTAGACGAAAGGATAGAAGATCAAGAAATAAAACTAGTTCCATCTGAAAAGGCTCCTTTTGATGTTACATTAAAATGGACTTTGTCAACAGTTTCGGCTAACGTAACAGTGGCAACATTTACGATTGAAGCTGACTTGAATATGATGATGAAAATGATCGCTTCAGGACCTCTTCAAAAATTAGCTGATTTTCAAGTGAATAAATTGAAAGAGATTTTAGGATAATCTATCCCTATTTTATCCTATAAATTTTCAGTCTATAAAGAAATGTCTTCCAATTTGGAAGACATTTTCATTTTATATATTATGCAAGTCTTTCGTGTACTTTATTCCAATTCACTACATTCCACCAGTTTTTGATGTAATCTGCTCTCTTATTTTGATAATGTAAATAGTAGGCATGTTCCCATACATCTAATGCTAAAACTGGAATACCTCTTTGATCGACCACATCCATTAATGGATTGTCTTGATTAGCGGTTGATGTTATTTTTAGCTTACCTGAATCGTCCAAGATTAACCAGGCCCAGCCTGAACCAAATCTTGAAGTCGCCGCAGCCGCAAACTGTTCTTTAAATTTGTCCATTGATCCAAAAGATGAGATGATCAATTGCATCACTTTTTCAGAAGGACCCGTTTGTTTTCCAGATAGGTTTTCCCAGAAAAAATTATGATTCCAAGCCCCACCAGCGTTATTGCGTGCTTTAGCAGAATATTTAGAAATATTTGCCAACAACTGCTCTCCAGAAGTTTCAGTAATATTTTCTGCCACTATTGCCTCATTGATAGCTTTAATATATGCAGTATGATGCTTCGTGTAATGGATTTCCATTGTTAAGGCATCAATATTGGGTTCGAGGTCGGAATAAGTATAAGGAAGTTTGATTTGACTAAAAGAAAGAGGAGCGGCTTGATTACGTGCAGGTTCAGCTTGGGCTAAATTAGTTAAAACACTGCCCGATACTGCGACAGCCAAGGTTGCTTTAGCGGTGTTGTGAAGGAAGTTTCTACGTGTTTGCATTCTTTTATTTATTAAGTTAATGGTAGTAATATAACGCGTTTTTTTTGTTTTATTATTCTTTAACACGGGAAATTTTAGAATAGAACGAGAATGTTACTAAACCATGACTTTTGCTATTTTTTTAAGATGCTATTGTAGCTGTAATTTTCTTTTAAAATTAATAAAGTTAAAATTAAGTATAAAAAGTGGCGAAGTATTAACTCTTAATGTTGACTTCGTGGCTCAACCTTTTTAAGACACGATTTAAACTTCTAGTCGAAATACCGTGGTATGATACAAGCTTTTCTTTTGAAATTATAATTGCTTGCTGATGCTGTAAATGCATGAGGATAGCCACATTTATCTTGCACCAGCAAGAGGTCTGACGGGAAATTTGGTTTTGTATATAGCGGTTATGAAAAGGTTGTTATCATACTCTTTGACAACAACCCATTTTAGGATATTATATCTAGCGGCTAACTTTTAACTTATCCAAGAGCAAAAACAATAAAAATCCAACAATTGAGGGAATAACCCACCACAGTTCATATGTCGCCAAAGGAATTGATGCTAATATATTTTCAGCTCCTTTTATATGTATATCAAATCCTGCTAAGAGATAAATTGTAGAAACAAGTGTTGTTCCTGCTAAAGCTCCAATGTAGGGTAGTCTAGATTTAATCAAACGACCAAAGATAAGTACATAGAGTACCAGGGTAATTACAATTGGATAAATGAATGCTAAAAATGGATAAGCAATTTGAATAATATACTCTACGCCGGTTATGGCAAGTACTGCCGAAAAGAGACAGCAAATAATGACAATCCACTCGTAGGTAATTCGATTATTAAACAGCTGACTAAAAAATGTACCTACAGCACAAGTTAAGGCGATTGCAGTAGTTAGGCACGCTAAAGCAATACTCACTGAAATGGCAAGCACCCCATAGCTTCCAAAGATTTTATGCGAAATAAACAGGAGTAACTCTGCCCGTTTTACATCTGGAGATAAAGGATATCCAGATTTTGCCCCTAAAAAAACTAAACCACCGTAGATCAATAATAAACAAAATGTTGCTAGGCAACCTGCACTTGTGACGATTCTATTTTTATCTTTAAGTTTTTCATATCCTTTGGCTTTTGCTGCAGCGATAATAATACTGCTAAAAATGACAGAAGCCAACACATCCAATGTTTGGTATCCTTCTATGAAACCAAGCTTAAAGGCTTGCATGGATTCCATCTGATGTGCGATACTCGGTGATAAAGGAAACAAAATTCCCATGATGATCATACCGATCAATAAAATCAAAAGTAACGGTGTCAGAAAATTTCCAATTACATTCACGACTTTGGAAGGGCGGATAGAAAGGATAAAAGTAACCGCAAAAAATAGTATTGAAGCCCAGATGGGCGATAAGTTCGGAAATGCAGGCAATAAACCTACTTCAAAAGTAGTCGCGGCTGTTCTCGGAATGGCAATTAGGGGGCCTATACCCAGCATGATGATGATACCCAGGATGGTGGCTATATAAGGATGAGTTCGATTGCCTAAATCTTTGAATGATTCACCTGAATTGATGATCGATAAAACGCCTAACAGAGGAAGTAAAATACCTGTAAGCCCAAAACCTATTATTGCCCAGTCCCATTGATCTGCCGCATTTAATCCAATAAAAGGAGGAAGCAGTAAGTTCCCAGCTCCAAAAAACATAGCAAATAAGGCGAATCCTAGTGTCGTAATATCTTTGATTTTTTTCATCAATAGTTAATTATGTTCTTTCAAACAGGTCTGAGCTTTTTATCAACACAAGAGTGTTCATAGGCTGCACGTTGTAGATCTTTGAGATGTAAATAGTATTATCGAACGGCAAATATAATAGGACTTTCCAATTAAACAAGAAATAAGTAACGCTGTTTTTAAATAGCTTATTTATATTGTTGACTAGGGTTCGGAAATAAAATGAAGTATAAGCAATATGGTTGCAGTAGTTTGAATGTCTGTATTGCTGCGTAAAATGATAAGATCTAAGATTTTTTTATCTTCCCTAAGTTATGCTGAAATCAGTTGATTTCAAAAAAGAGAACGAATACCATGGAGATATCATACATCGTACTAAAAATAAGAAAGCATCTTGATACAAATCAAGATGCTTCATGCTATTATAAAAATTGACTTTTAGGTCTATTTTATGAACTGTTTTATTTTCAATTTAAAGGTCACATCTCTACCTGCAGTAACGAGTTCATTTGCTTTGAAGATGATGACTTCATTTGGATTTTCAGATAAGGATGTTCCTTTGTATAATACTACAAACCGATCAGCAGTAGGATATACAGCATGTGTTGGAGCACCTGCGTACACCATCCATGTTGGACCTGTTACTGGTACGTTCATGCTTGTGGCATCTAATC
This region includes:
- a CDS encoding 3-ketoacyl-ACP reductase codes for the protein MENIAGKKALVTGGARGLGKATAIALAKEGVHVAITGRNEELLKTTVKELQDIGVQATYEVFDVSDLAAVQEAIAKLNASFGQFDIIINNAGIAAFGSLVDMDAETWTNIINTNVLGSYHVTKAVLPQLIEKNEGDIIFVSSTAGLNGAATTSAYSASKFAVIGMADSLMREVRKHNIRVCTLMPSTIASDMSKDLGLTDGNPESVLQPEDFAELIIANLKLPRRAMLKSASLWSTNP
- a CDS encoding NUDIX domain-containing protein produces the protein MNQSVLILADFVPTGIKNPQTIDVQDIELEKLFKLSEQNDIPKSFLYIHKDCELIFQKLKEKNKIIKAAGGLVKNGDGDYLFIFRLGKWDLPKGKVESHEKMKEAAVREVEEECGIKIDYLGKKIQTSYHTYYLRNGDFILKQTNWYEMGVNKIPKLIPQTEEDITKAEWLDKHSLKQVKQNTYPIIANILEENL
- the pyrE gene encoding orotate phosphoribosyltransferase, which codes for MNNLNEVEQKVAESLLQIKAIKLQPKNPFTWASGWKSPIYCDNRITLSYPAIRTYIRQKLSKLIQEEFGSVDMISGVATAGIPQGVLVAQDLGLPFSYVRSSAKDHGRQNMIEGEIVSGQRVVVVEDLVSTGKSSLIAVKALREAGCNVVGLVSIFTYGLDEATKNFADAKCTLHSLCDYNSLIQVAAENGFIFEEDVELLKDWRKNPSTWSPIV
- a CDS encoding SRPBCC family protein, with protein sequence MTTIQNNVTIEKSVQEVYAFLKDLNNHEQLMPENIYNWSSTADEARFTIQNMAKLALKVDERIEDQEIKLVPSEKAPFDVTLKWTLSTVSANVTVATFTIEADLNMMMKMIASGPLQKLADFQVNKLKEILG
- a CDS encoding superoxide dismutase; its protein translation is MQTRRNFLHNTAKATLAVAVSGSVLTNLAQAEPARNQAAPLSFSQIKLPYTYSDLEPNIDALTMEIHYTKHHTAYIKAINEAIVAENITETSGEQLLANISKYSAKARNNAGGAWNHNFFWENLSGKQTGPSEKVMQLIISSFGSMDKFKEQFAAAATSRFGSGWAWLILDDSGKLKITSTANQDNPLMDVVDQRGIPVLALDVWEHAYYLHYQNKRADYIKNWWNVVNWNKVHERLA
- the brnQ gene encoding branched-chain amino acid transport system II carrier protein, with the translated sequence MKKIKDITTLGFALFAMFFGAGNLLLPPFIGLNAADQWDWAIIGFGLTGILLPLLGVLSIINSGESFKDLGNRTHPYIATILGIIIMLGIGPLIAIPRTAATTFEVGLLPAFPNLSPIWASILFFAVTFILSIRPSKVVNVIGNFLTPLLLILLIGMIIMGILFPLSPSIAHQMESMQAFKLGFIEGYQTLDVLASVIFSSIIIAAAKAKGYEKLKDKNRIVTSAGCLATFCLLLIYGGLVFLGAKSGYPLSPDVKRAELLLFISHKIFGSYGVLAISVSIALACLTTAIALTCAVGTFFSQLFNNRITYEWIVIICCLFSAVLAITGVEYIIQIAYPFLAFIYPIVITLVLYVLIFGRLIKSRLPYIGALAGTTLVSTIYLLAGFDIHIKGAENILASIPLATYELWWVIPSIVGFLLFLLLDKLKVSR